In Leptospira hartskeerlii, a single window of DNA contains:
- a CDS encoding GAF domain-containing SpoIIE family protein phosphatase: MELDYKTRLDEIEKVDGYFRRSPEGIWSYELDSPLDIALPIEEQCRLIYENARLTHCNDTMARIYGYHNAEEIKGILLKDLVGPINKMNIFGINEFIRSGYKIHDSESEEIDLRGKRKYFLSTALGVVENGFLLRAWGVQKDVTSIRAAESRLKRTIALESLLTQLSRYFLSVEPGNTTDAVNHALGELGKFCGADRAFLFLYTHAGLTISNTNEWCADGIEHRIHLLQNLPIETFPKSDYDTISNKGHVVYDSLDNVPSTHASLRNLLERRGTRSLVVVGLSSRDEELGFIGFDSVKGQKLWTEEDIYILRLVGDLIVLAFDRQKRESDLNDFYERMNHDLELARLTQRSLVSREFPTSPFYKMDSYFRPFEKVGGDIITYIQHENGVLDILFGDVSGHGISSAMVSGMAVLSFRHHAKAGLSPAEGIQQFVKDLKPMVVEHHIAAVWARFFPLEKKLVYSYAGHPPIVLFRGEEKMELKGMNLPLLIFDSIEYFNESIKLQKGDRIVFYSDGMYEVFNAEGRILDLPGFQDILLQHRDLGNLDEYLDQVVSEVFQFSEGVFGDDMAMLVIDING, from the coding sequence ATGGAATTGGATTACAAAACCCGACTCGATGAGATCGAGAAGGTAGACGGTTATTTTCGTAGGTCCCCGGAAGGGATCTGGTCCTACGAGTTGGATTCTCCTCTAGACATTGCTCTTCCCATTGAGGAACAGTGTAGGCTGATCTATGAGAATGCAAGACTGACTCATTGCAATGATACTATGGCCAGGATCTACGGGTATCATAATGCGGAAGAGATCAAAGGTATTCTATTAAAAGATCTTGTTGGGCCGATTAACAAGATGAATATATTCGGAATTAACGAATTCATTCGTTCCGGTTATAAGATTCACGACAGTGAATCCGAAGAGATAGATCTAAGAGGAAAACGTAAATATTTTCTAAGCACAGCTTTGGGAGTGGTGGAGAATGGATTCTTACTCCGCGCTTGGGGAGTGCAGAAGGACGTAACCTCCATTCGAGCCGCAGAGTCCAGGCTCAAAAGAACAATTGCGTTAGAAAGTTTACTCACCCAACTCTCTAGATATTTTTTAAGTGTAGAACCTGGGAATACCACGGACGCAGTGAACCATGCGTTAGGCGAACTTGGAAAATTCTGCGGAGCGGACAGAGCATTTTTATTTTTATACACTCACGCCGGCTTGACCATCTCTAACACAAATGAATGGTGCGCGGATGGAATCGAACATAGGATCCATCTATTACAAAATCTTCCTATAGAAACATTTCCTAAATCGGATTACGACACAATTAGCAACAAAGGCCATGTCGTTTATGATTCTTTGGATAATGTTCCATCTACACATGCTTCCTTGAGAAATCTTTTGGAAAGAAGAGGAACTCGTTCCTTGGTGGTGGTAGGTCTTTCTTCTAGAGATGAAGAGCTCGGTTTTATCGGATTCGATTCGGTAAAAGGCCAAAAACTTTGGACGGAAGAAGATATTTATATCTTGAGATTAGTTGGCGACCTGATCGTCCTGGCATTCGATAGACAAAAAAGAGAATCCGATCTGAATGATTTTTATGAAAGAATGAATCACGATTTGGAATTGGCGCGACTCACGCAAAGATCCTTGGTTTCGAGAGAATTTCCTACTTCACCTTTTTATAAAATGGATAGTTATTTCCGGCCTTTTGAAAAAGTGGGGGGAGATATCATAACGTATATCCAACATGAGAATGGTGTGCTAGATATATTGTTCGGAGATGTTTCCGGTCACGGGATTTCTTCAGCTATGGTTTCCGGGATGGCAGTACTTTCATTTAGACATCACGCGAAAGCAGGTCTTTCTCCAGCGGAAGGTATCCAACAGTTTGTGAAAGATCTAAAGCCGATGGTGGTGGAGCATCATATCGCTGCGGTCTGGGCTAGATTTTTTCCTTTAGAAAAAAAGTTGGTCTATTCTTATGCGGGGCATCCTCCTATCGTTCTGTTTAGGGGAGAAGAGAAGATGGAACTAAAAGGTATGAATCTTCCTCTTTTGATCTTCGATTCTATCGAATATTTTAACGAATCTATTAAATTACAAAAAGGTGATAGAATAGTATTCTACTCTGACGGAATGTACGAAGTATTCAATGCGGAAGGTAGGATATTAGATCTTCCAGGATTCCAGGACATTCTGCTTCAACATAGAGATCTTGGGAATTTAGATGAATATTTGGATCAGGTTGTTTCGGAAGTATTTCAATTTTCAGAAGGAGTGTTCGGAGACGATATGGCGATGTTAGTGATCGATATTAACGGCTGA
- a CDS encoding TPM domain-containing protein yields MSKNPSLTERLVRNIFAGFLDLFRIGNGPLSGFTLLRKYFSSKDLREITSAVANSEKTHRGELKVAVETKIPFFQIFSGKTARDRALEMFSFLKVWDTEENTGILIYILLSEKKIVTLADRGIYKKIGQERLNLISSKIGEGFRSKAPKDAILTGIKELTEELSKHFPARKKNPNEISNEPYIS; encoded by the coding sequence ATGAGTAAAAATCCTTCTTTAACCGAAAGACTAGTACGCAATATTTTTGCAGGATTCTTGGACCTATTTAGGATAGGGAACGGACCTCTATCAGGTTTCACTTTATTACGAAAATATTTTAGCTCTAAAGATCTGAGAGAGATCACATCTGCCGTTGCTAATTCTGAAAAAACTCATAGAGGAGAATTAAAAGTCGCGGTCGAAACGAAGATCCCATTCTTCCAAATATTCTCCGGTAAAACTGCGAGGGATAGAGCATTAGAAATGTTCTCTTTCTTAAAAGTTTGGGACACGGAAGAAAATACAGGAATACTGATCTATATTCTTCTTTCCGAAAAAAAGATCGTAACCTTGGCGGATCGTGGTATTTATAAAAAGATAGGACAGGAAAGATTAAATCTAATCTCTTCTAAAATAGGAGAAGGTTTCAGGTCCAAGGCTCCGAAAGATGCTATCCTTACAGGGATCAAAGAGCTGACCGAAGAATTAAGCAAACATTTCCCTGCCAGAAAGAAAAATCCGAACGAGATCTCGAACGAACCGTATATAAGTTAA
- a CDS encoding LIC_13076 family protein, producing MLPSRRYSNFCKIITLIGITALLLQNCTLDKRIEFAGEDKLGLETGSKPCEELTHYNRWFAVYGLWRIPGSRDIEIEKKEGKVYFAEHSVNWWQAAANVLTGFFSTIVFYKVTVNECDLGTRFVHRDQYEKFFEEERTKAHAEFFSKTERELEDALRKYLDKTSPAEHAGKNYSMIILRTGKTTEARVVGQDVDSLKLETEDSNGQKHEFTLLKKEVYKVIFATKIIKVKDTPPAKEPGKEKH from the coding sequence ATGCTTCCAAGTAGACGATATTCGAATTTTTGTAAAATTATTACCCTGATCGGTATAACCGCATTACTTCTCCAAAACTGTACTTTAGATAAAAGAATAGAATTCGCTGGAGAAGATAAACTAGGCCTGGAAACAGGAAGTAAACCCTGCGAGGAACTAACTCATTATAATCGTTGGTTCGCTGTCTATGGTCTCTGGCGTATCCCCGGTTCGAGGGATATAGAAATAGAAAAGAAAGAAGGTAAGGTCTACTTCGCAGAACATTCCGTAAATTGGTGGCAGGCAGCTGCGAATGTGCTTACTGGTTTTTTCAGCACTATAGTATTCTATAAAGTAACAGTTAACGAATGTGATTTGGGAACCAGATTCGTTCATAGAGACCAATACGAAAAATTCTTCGAGGAAGAAAGAACGAAGGCTCATGCTGAGTTCTTTTCCAAAACCGAAAGAGAATTAGAAGATGCTCTACGTAAGTATTTGGATAAAACAAGTCCAGCGGAACATGCCGGCAAAAATTACAGTATGATCATTCTGAGAACCGGTAAAACAACCGAAGCGAGAGTAGTGGGACAAGATGTGGACTCTCTTAAATTGGAAACGGAAGATTCAAACGGGCAAAAGCATGAGTTTACTCTTTTAAAAAAGGAAGTATATAAGGTGATCTTCGCCACTAAGATTATCAAAGTAAAAGATACTCCTCCAGCAAAGGAACCCGGCAAAGAAAAACATTAA
- a CDS encoding class I SAM-dependent methyltransferase — protein sequence MQSIPCNTCSNSEFTPLFSKASPKGEIFQIVECKKCKLVQVNPQPSLEEVSKYYEDSYFTQRTDRGYDNYYSEETKKEIARVFNLNLKDLGFFDWERMLGSERSALDVGCAAGYFLDYLKNRNWKTKGLDIASGPVRFAKETLGLDVEQKDFLTWDLDGKEKFDLITLWASIEHLHHPKETLQKILRHLKPGGRMILSTCRYGVLAKYLGPKWRYLNVPEHLYYYSLPGIISLGNELGYIPLGHISYGSGLTAKKGSGIFYKTSKKFADWAVKKFDQGDMMAVCFGVAR from the coding sequence ATGCAATCTATTCCCTGCAATACTTGTTCTAATTCTGAATTCACTCCGCTCTTCTCCAAAGCCAGTCCCAAAGGAGAGATCTTTCAAATAGTAGAATGCAAAAAATGTAAATTGGTTCAGGTCAATCCTCAACCTAGCTTAGAAGAAGTTTCCAAGTATTATGAAGATTCTTACTTCACCCAAAGAACGGACAGAGGTTACGATAATTATTATTCAGAAGAAACTAAAAAGGAGATCGCAAGAGTATTTAATCTGAATCTGAAAGATCTAGGATTTTTCGATTGGGAAAGAATGTTAGGTTCCGAAAGATCCGCGTTAGATGTAGGATGTGCTGCCGGTTATTTTTTAGATTATCTAAAAAACAGAAACTGGAAAACAAAAGGTTTAGATATCGCAAGCGGACCTGTTCGTTTTGCAAAAGAAACTTTAGGTTTAGATGTGGAGCAAAAAGATTTTCTGACCTGGGACTTGGACGGAAAAGAAAAATTCGATCTGATCACTCTTTGGGCAAGTATAGAACATCTGCATCACCCGAAAGAAACACTTCAAAAAATCCTAAGACATTTAAAGCCAGGAGGAAGAATGATCCTTTCTACCTGTAGATACGGAGTTCTTGCAAAATACCTGGGACCGAAGTGGAGATATTTGAACGTTCCGGAACATCTCTATTATTATAGTTTGCCAGGCATTATTTCTTTAGGAAATGAATTGGGTTATATTCCGCTCGGCCATATCTCTTACGGGAGCGGTCTGACTGCAAAAAAAGGATCCGGGATCTTTTATAAAACTTCTAAGAAGTTTGCAGATTGGGCGGTCAAAAAATTTGACCAGGGTGATATGATGGCAGTTTGTTTCGGAGTGGCGAGGTAA
- a CDS encoding LemA family protein, with product MSQGDFFRIRKSFLIGFTGLTLFFTNSCGYNTIQVQDEQVKAAWSEVINMYQRRADLIPNLVNTVKGYAAQEKEVLIEVTRARASVGSVQATPEVLNNPELFAKFNQAQGQMTSALSRLMVVVEKYPDLKSDKSFIGLQAQLEGTENRIAVARNRYITSVQEYNITVRTFPNVITAKIFGYDVKPNFSVENEKEISKPPQVQF from the coding sequence ATGTCCCAAGGCGATTTTTTTCGGATCCGTAAAAGTTTTCTGATCGGTTTTACCGGTCTGACACTGTTTTTCACAAATTCATGCGGCTATAACACGATCCAAGTCCAAGACGAACAGGTAAAAGCTGCCTGGTCAGAAGTAATCAATATGTATCAGAGAAGAGCGGATCTCATCCCGAACCTGGTCAACACAGTCAAAGGATACGCCGCTCAAGAAAAAGAAGTATTGATCGAAGTGACTAGAGCTCGTGCCAGCGTTGGTTCCGTCCAAGCCACACCTGAAGTATTAAATAATCCTGAACTATTTGCAAAATTCAACCAGGCACAAGGGCAAATGACCTCTGCTCTATCCAGATTGATGGTAGTGGTAGAAAAATATCCGGACCTGAAATCGGACAAAAGTTTTATCGGATTACAAGCTCAATTAGAAGGTACTGAAAACAGGATCGCTGTTGCAAGAAACCGCTATATCACTTCTGTCCAAGAGTATAATATCACAGTCAGAACATTTCCGAACGTGATCACCGCTAAAATTTTCGGCTACGACGTAAAACCGAATTTCAGCGTAGAAAACGAAAAAGAAATTTCTAAACCTCCTCAAGTCCAATTTTAA
- a CDS encoding TPM domain-containing protein, with protein MRRLFFLPILLFCSGIFADQIPIPKLAHRVTDLTSTLSEEEVSNLENKLKDFEKRKGSQVVLVIIPTTGDETIEQYSIRLAEDWKIGRKGTADGVIFLVAKDDRKMRFEIGRGLEGAIPDVTSKRIQVEYVRPLFKEGKYFEGIDQGIEKILGLIEGEPLPEPSSTSYESSSPGTEDDNFGLYIGALVVIGIVIGFLFKKLFSLLQAGLATYVGYWVGGLLGFSLEVMLPLLVIFFILLCIIYIAAKNPGSGGGGGWSGSSWSSYGSSDSGWSSSSSGDSFSGGGGDFSGGGSSSDW; from the coding sequence ATGAGAAGGCTGTTCTTTCTTCCAATTTTACTATTCTGCTCCGGGATTTTCGCAGACCAGATCCCTATACCCAAATTGGCCCACAGAGTCACTGACCTGACTTCTACATTAAGCGAAGAAGAAGTTTCGAATTTAGAAAATAAACTAAAAGACTTCGAAAAACGTAAAGGAAGCCAAGTGGTCTTGGTCATTATCCCGACAACCGGAGACGAGACTATAGAGCAATATTCCATCCGCTTAGCTGAGGATTGGAAAATAGGAAGAAAAGGAACAGCCGACGGAGTTATTTTCTTAGTCGCAAAAGACGATCGAAAAATGCGTTTCGAGATCGGACGAGGGTTAGAAGGAGCAATACCTGACGTAACCAGCAAAAGAATACAGGTAGAATACGTTAGGCCCTTATTCAAAGAAGGTAAGTATTTCGAAGGGATTGACCAGGGAATCGAAAAAATACTCGGTCTTATTGAAGGAGAACCTCTACCTGAGCCAAGCTCTACCAGCTACGAATCATCTAGTCCGGGAACCGAAGATGATAATTTCGGACTTTATATAGGCGCATTGGTTGTTATAGGGATCGTAATAGGATTTTTATTCAAAAAATTGTTCAGCCTTCTCCAAGCAGGACTTGCTACATATGTAGGATATTGGGTGGGAGGATTATTAGGTTTTTCTTTAGAAGTAATGCTTCCACTTTTAGTGATCTTCTTTATACTTCTCTGTATCATCTACATTGCAGCCAAAAATCCAGGCTCCGGAGGTGGTGGGGGATGGTCCGGAAGTTCTTGGAGTTCCTATGGTTCCAGCGATTCGGGTTGGAGTTCCTCATCCTCAGGCGATTCTTTCAGCGGCGGTGGAGGAGATTTTAGCGGAGGGGGGTCCTCTTCGGATTGGTAA
- a CDS encoding DMT family transporter → MQSTLVSRFSEETLGYLYALAGTVLFSSKGVIVKLVYKFGIDSVTVLALRMIFAIPFFAFVLYQESTKNSDKPITRKDYGIVVSLAFIGYYMASFFDFWGLEYLSASMERLVLFTFPALVLLLGSVFLKKKVHKIEIYSVALTYSGILLAFLPDAEAQGRSAWIGAVLVFLSALAYAVYLIGSGQMIPKLGSRKFTALLMIWSGIFVLIHFFSTKNYKILIHQPWQVYGYGFALGFLTTVVPAFLTTAGIQRIGSNKASIAGSVGPVFTLFLAAILLGEIITWENIIGTVVVLSGVFLLGRKKKVLE, encoded by the coding sequence TTGCAGTCAACTCTTGTTTCTAGATTTAGTGAAGAAACCTTAGGGTATCTATACGCTCTGGCAGGAACAGTATTATTCTCCTCTAAAGGAGTGATCGTTAAACTAGTTTATAAATTTGGAATAGACTCAGTCACTGTTTTGGCACTCAGAATGATATTTGCCATTCCATTTTTCGCATTTGTTCTCTACCAAGAATCCACTAAAAATTCGGACAAGCCTATTACTAGAAAAGATTACGGCATTGTAGTTTCACTTGCATTCATAGGTTATTATATGGCCAGCTTTTTCGATTTTTGGGGACTGGAATACTTATCGGCCTCCATGGAAAGACTGGTATTATTTACGTTTCCAGCGCTCGTTCTTCTTTTAGGATCTGTTTTTTTAAAGAAGAAGGTTCACAAGATCGAGATCTACTCTGTGGCGCTCACATACTCAGGCATCTTATTGGCATTTTTACCTGATGCAGAAGCCCAAGGAAGATCTGCTTGGATCGGGGCTGTCTTAGTATTTCTTTCCGCACTGGCCTACGCAGTTTATCTAATAGGAAGCGGACAAATGATCCCTAAACTGGGTTCTCGAAAATTCACCGCACTTTTGATGATCTGGTCCGGAATTTTTGTGCTCATCCATTTCTTTTCTACGAAGAATTATAAAATCCTAATACACCAACCGTGGCAAGTCTATGGCTACGGATTTGCATTGGGATTTTTGACCACAGTCGTGCCTGCATTCTTAACCACCGCAGGGATACAAAGAATAGGTTCGAATAAGGCGTCCATCGCTGGAAGTGTCGGCCCAGTATTTACTTTATTTTTAGCGGCGATTCTTTTGGGAGAGATCATCACCTGGGAGAATATTATCGGAACTGTAGTAGTTCTTTCAGGAGTTTTTCTATTAGGAAGAAAGAAGAAGGTCTTGGAGTAG
- a CDS encoding CapA family protein, whose amino-acid sequence MYRILALSSLLGLSLLFSQCQPIESVEPETLKIKAVGDLVMGTNYPENKLPSDPKNTLFSQVEPSLRGADILFANFESTLTDYPHCAKNINRPLIFAFRTPPSYAKILKDVGFDIVSIANNHSLDFHQQGFEDTGKNLSEAGVRFTGKKGAITYMNVKGISVAWIGFSHMESAHNHVNQIEEGVALVKEAKKKAQLVFISVHGGAEGGPALHVKNEQERFYGEYRGNLVALSHALIDAGADLFIGHGPHLPRAFELYKGKLIAYSLGNFLGYRVFSTKGYGGYSLVLEADLDKQGNFIKGKIHPLQLSQNGIPAPDPDAKTTELIQSLTKSDFPGKGPKIQLDGNFHP is encoded by the coding sequence ATGTATAGAATCCTTGCATTGTCCTCTCTTTTGGGACTCTCTCTTTTATTTTCTCAATGCCAGCCGATCGAATCCGTAGAACCGGAAACTTTGAAGATCAAAGCGGTGGGAGATTTGGTAATGGGAACCAATTATCCGGAGAATAAACTTCCGTCCGATCCTAAAAACACTTTGTTCTCTCAGGTTGAACCGAGTTTAAGAGGTGCAGATATACTATTTGCGAATTTTGAAAGCACTCTGACTGATTATCCTCATTGTGCTAAAAATATCAATCGCCCTCTTATATTCGCTTTCAGAACTCCTCCATCATATGCAAAAATCCTAAAGGATGTTGGGTTCGATATAGTTTCCATCGCGAACAACCATAGTTTAGATTTTCACCAACAAGGTTTCGAAGATACAGGTAAAAATCTTTCCGAAGCGGGAGTTAGATTCACCGGAAAAAAAGGTGCGATCACATATATGAACGTAAAAGGAATTTCAGTGGCTTGGATCGGATTCAGTCATATGGAAAGCGCTCATAATCATGTGAACCAAATTGAAGAAGGCGTTGCTCTCGTAAAAGAAGCCAAGAAAAAAGCTCAATTGGTTTTTATATCCGTTCATGGCGGAGCGGAAGGTGGACCGGCCTTACACGTAAAAAATGAGCAGGAAAGATTTTACGGAGAATATAGAGGAAACCTAGTCGCACTTTCTCACGCTTTGATCGATGCAGGTGCAGATCTATTCATTGGACATGGTCCTCACTTACCAAGAGCATTCGAATTGTATAAAGGAAAATTGATAGCATATTCTTTAGGGAACTTTTTAGGATATAGAGTATTCTCCACGAAAGGATATGGCGGTTATTCTTTGGTCTTGGAAGCGGACCTCGACAAACAAGGGAATTTTATCAAAGGTAAGATCCATCCATTGCAATTAAGCCAAAATGGGATCCCTGCGCCTGATCCGGATGCTAAGACTACGGAACTGATCCAGTCTTTAACTAAATCTGATTTTCCGGGAAAAGGACCTAAAATCCAGTTAGATGGAAATTTCCACCCTTAG
- a CDS encoding SufE family protein encodes MPTLEEAQKEIIAEFSEAADWEERYQMLIEIGDELPVLAPELKTEDRLVPGCQSRVWVVPEEKEGKLFIQADSDSAITKGMIALLLRVFSGRTKDEIKSASLEFLKEIGLDKHLSMSRRNGLYSMVNKIRSF; translated from the coding sequence ATGCCTACTCTGGAAGAAGCGCAAAAAGAAATTATCGCCGAGTTCTCGGAGGCGGCAGACTGGGAAGAAAGATACCAGATGCTGATCGAGATAGGGGACGAGCTTCCTGTTTTGGCTCCTGAATTAAAAACGGAAGATAGACTGGTTCCAGGTTGCCAGTCCAGGGTCTGGGTTGTCCCGGAAGAAAAGGAAGGAAAATTATTTATCCAAGCGGACAGTGACTCTGCGATCACAAAAGGAATGATTGCATTGCTCTTAAGGGTTTTCTCGGGAAGAACAAAAGATGAGATCAAGTCCGCATCCTTGGAATTTTTAAAAGAGATCGGTTTAGACAAACATCTTTCTATGAGCCGGAGGAACGGTCTCTATTCCATGGTGAATAAAATTAGAAGTTTCTAA
- a CDS encoding TonB-dependent receptor, with protein MYKRPKRFGKILHLGLFLFSFQIFSQESQKTETSTVKVVGKTSSNSQPENFRKNPTGFQTSIDLDQYNARYTNLPDVLEREAGVRIRRYGGLGSYSTLSLRGTNPNQTRIFIDGVPFNNAQGGEVNLADLPFDNLQSIEVYRSGAPVGFSGSAIGGSVNLVTRTGSGPPKTRVNIGAGSFNTGKGSITHTGTYGGIGTSVFLLGEKSDQNFSYLNNHGTVLVNPLDDTIDKRRNAEYERTSGMIGLSGDIGATKIKFWNDLNYRFHGIPGPASNQTQQVHRRYLRNTSSLGTDTKGLFDGLLRLETRTFTSFTNDDLFDPKSEFSKGTPNSTAHMGQSGFQVTPTFYLLEYYQILKFHAGVERETFERSRSTPQNIDLKYEPGKTRTYTTFQVEDEFRFLDGKLVLTPGVSWDSYRDKFQSDEPWYRKQDPFASAVKTTEFSNPKTGLLWRFWEKENYSLEFKSNIARQYRIPSFLELFGEVGTIIANDSLKPERSENGDAGITGRYKNGELKSNITISYFRKRIKDMILFISNSQFTLRPENVDSARIDGAEVSHKTEYKGWKFLLEYTYQEAINTSPAPYLNGKYLPLRPKHEISGTIAYRGKTWELGFEGVYVGAVFKDRTNEYVNYQPARQIWNAYLTLVLYTSPEEEDPSKKGEKTPRELLLSIDLRNMGDKRVEDIVGYPLPGRNWFITLSGRF; from the coding sequence ATGTATAAAAGACCCAAACGATTCGGTAAGATACTTCATCTAGGGCTCTTTTTATTTTCCTTCCAAATATTTTCCCAAGAATCCCAGAAGACCGAAACTTCCACAGTAAAAGTGGTGGGGAAGACCAGTTCAAATTCTCAACCCGAAAATTTCAGAAAAAACCCAACAGGTTTTCAGACTTCGATCGATTTGGACCAATACAATGCACGTTATACGAACCTTCCGGACGTTTTAGAAAGAGAAGCAGGGGTTAGGATTAGAAGATATGGAGGATTAGGTTCTTATTCTACTCTTTCTCTTCGAGGAACGAACCCGAACCAAACCAGGATCTTTATAGATGGAGTTCCTTTTAATAATGCGCAAGGAGGAGAAGTAAACCTCGCGGATCTTCCCTTCGATAATCTACAAAGTATAGAAGTATATAGAAGTGGTGCTCCTGTCGGCTTTTCCGGTTCAGCGATCGGTGGAAGTGTAAACTTAGTCACAAGAACGGGATCGGGCCCTCCTAAAACTCGTGTTAATATCGGAGCAGGGAGTTTTAATACCGGAAAGGGTAGCATAACGCATACAGGAACTTATGGCGGGATCGGGACTAGCGTGTTCTTGTTGGGAGAAAAATCGGACCAAAACTTTTCCTATCTAAATAATCACGGGACCGTGCTTGTCAATCCACTGGACGACACGATTGACAAAAGAAGAAATGCGGAGTACGAAAGGACTTCCGGTATGATCGGACTTAGCGGGGATATCGGAGCTACCAAGATCAAATTTTGGAATGATCTCAATTATAGATTTCACGGGATTCCTGGACCTGCAAGTAACCAAACCCAGCAAGTCCATCGTAGATATCTTAGAAATACATCCTCTTTGGGAACGGATACAAAGGGTTTATTCGATGGGTTATTAAGATTAGAAACTCGGACTTTTACTTCATTTACGAACGACGATCTATTCGATCCAAAATCTGAATTTTCAAAAGGAACTCCTAACTCGACTGCGCATATGGGACAGTCCGGGTTCCAGGTCACTCCTACTTTCTATTTATTAGAATATTATCAAATTTTGAAATTCCATGCAGGGGTAGAAAGAGAAACATTTGAAAGATCCAGAAGTACTCCTCAAAATATAGATCTTAAATACGAACCCGGAAAAACAAGGACCTACACAACTTTTCAAGTAGAGGACGAATTCCGGTTTTTGGACGGAAAGTTAGTTCTGACTCCTGGAGTTTCCTGGGACTCTTACAGGGATAAATTCCAATCCGACGAACCTTGGTATAGAAAACAAGACCCGTTCGCTTCTGCAGTAAAAACCACCGAGTTTTCGAATCCTAAAACAGGACTTCTCTGGAGATTTTGGGAAAAAGAAAATTATTCTTTGGAATTCAAATCCAATATCGCAAGGCAATACAGGATCCCAAGTTTCCTAGAATTATTCGGAGAAGTCGGAACGATCATCGCGAACGATTCTCTTAAACCTGAAAGAAGTGAGAATGGGGACGCAGGTATTACAGGAAGATATAAAAACGGAGAGCTTAAATCTAATATTACAATTTCCTATTTTAGGAAAAGGATCAAGGATATGATCCTATTCATTTCGAATTCTCAATTCACTTTGAGACCAGAAAATGTGGACTCTGCACGAATTGATGGCGCGGAAGTTTCCCATAAAACCGAATACAAAGGCTGGAAATTTCTATTAGAATATACTTATCAGGAAGCGATTAACACTTCTCCTGCACCTTATTTGAACGGTAAATATCTTCCTCTTCGACCAAAACATGAGATCTCAGGAACGATCGCATACAGAGGAAAAACCTGGGAACTTGGGTTTGAAGGTGTATATGTGGGAGCTGTCTTCAAGGATAGGACAAACGAATATGTAAATTACCAACCTGCACGTCAGATTTGGAACGCATATCTTACACTTGTACTATATACTTCTCCTGAAGAAGAAGATCCTAGTAAAAAAGGAGAAAAGACTCCCAGAGAACTGCTCTTAAGCATAGATCTTAGGAATATGGGAGATAAGAGAGTGGAGGATATTGTAGGATATCCTTTGCCGGGAAGAAATTGGTTTATCACCTTGAGTGGGAGGTTTTAA
- the lsa26 gene encoding surface adhesion protein Lsa26 — MKRFSSLRFLLLGIFLLTTSSLSAAGTYSEGWTVAKLIQFESRGVIFESYEGLLEVYTINDSEACDEMKDECFVPAKQKIEFSVRPENADVVNFLSKSLNQEILVQYRIHRFEPIALSSDYEVIGAQLQERSLPKGLPDKIVSKSKSGGKRNFSVTGRILSLEYKGTMVGTWEGLYLDETRNKVHPFSVTDEEIANFATNTLKFGLRYFIGVSVAYVTGWRDSRYDIYEINFKAPAGALEPTGKTE, encoded by the coding sequence ATGAAACGATTTTCATCCTTAAGATTTCTTTTATTAGGGATCTTTCTTTTAACTACCTCATCCTTATCCGCAGCCGGAACTTATTCCGAGGGTTGGACTGTTGCAAAATTGATCCAATTCGAAAGCAGAGGGGTCATCTTTGAATCCTACGAAGGTTTGTTAGAAGTTTATACTATAAACGATTCAGAAGCTTGCGACGAAATGAAAGACGAATGTTTTGTTCCAGCGAAACAAAAAATCGAATTCAGTGTTCGTCCTGAAAACGCAGATGTGGTGAACTTCTTAAGCAAAAGTTTAAACCAAGAAATTTTGGTCCAATACAGGATCCATAGATTCGAACCAATCGCTTTATCTTCGGACTACGAAGTGATCGGAGCACAACTCCAAGAAAGATCACTTCCTAAGGGTCTGCCTGATAAGATCGTAAGCAAAAGCAAATCCGGAGGAAAACGAAATTTTTCCGTTACTGGACGTATTCTAAGTTTGGAATATAAGGGAACCATGGTAGGGACTTGGGAAGGATTATATCTGGATGAGACCAGAAATAAAGTACACCCATTCTCAGTAACAGACGAAGAGATCGCGAACTTCGCTACTAACACTCTTAAATTCGGACTTAGGTACTTCATAGGAGTTTCAGTTGCCTACGTGACCGGTTGGAGAGATTCTCGTTACGATATCTATGAGATCAACTTTAAAGCACCAGCGGGAGCATTGGAACCTACCGGAAAGACCGAATAA